The proteins below come from a single Rosa rugosa chromosome 2, drRosRugo1.1, whole genome shotgun sequence genomic window:
- the LOC133729217 gene encoding cyclic nucleotide-gated ion channel 1-like, whose product MSMDSGKSVILSFPSQTSSSLNSTSGQRSRIPTAIRKSWSTLTTSVKKAWLAVTFPLREIWSPLACHVGGIVGVRTIEDFRELFQDLMPCLRGVVLHLILCLTLTILLPISLLWNLILKGRFTLTWERVLAISCIAMSVDPLFFYIPVVDENSKCLGMDRTLSNTVLVLRSLTDLTFTLHIIALIHDRIDIPSNSDSDSDPEKHIYERILRRMKWLSKDIIIDVIAILPIPQVTIIIVLFRMRASGYLYEIVIGNICLPLQFFARGYQIYHFHKQFQMLGKWAKSVFYFLMYIMAGHVLGAYWYFLSIQREISCWHQACRNTKGCRATNYCEDTSSSADITLLNDFCPINPSNATLFDFGIFLDALQSGNTGSISFTTKFFYTFWWGIRNLSNFGSDLETSNYVWENCFTIFISLVGLLLFLYLMGNVQTYILWESTKALEVQEEKVKAKYEDLHSWMLDNAIPEKIKIEVVKIIKYQKIFERNYATGVDVDVDLVFVFNAITVNGNQPVASYLKEHFCANALMKVSILQDVGEDEFNLVLKFSIPVIYEENSYVVRAGEPDDKMLIITQGVLIVYVDNTAAGSSSIIIPKSRFEKGEVYGEELLNGRIPISTRDVKCQTKVEAFALTSRGLKFVVTMLRQTRTTSTLFYDPELVNKAYRELTTTRSEKLLQKKMKMDCKEKDILDWLSRNGVHRDQQTSVMKHIKANSVLEENLDAEVDVRYLFSIRLPWHIEYEIKKDLCMRTLHKVPVLDGVDEDVLYRICMSLDPVVLPKNNCVVKPGGQIDRMLIIVEGEITLTEQTFHVLSRLRKRGNIERILKKGDFFGEELLTWAFPDVSISKYKPDISRKYVDCCAKVEAFALTKEGVESVVAYYREGTNIFEELENGKDGVADTNGTSTSPTIEQRLDQLIQLQVDMLQQHRDEMANQGRRLDQIAAFLARLGYPDTPPPAA is encoded by the exons CAACTTCAGTTAAGAAAGCATGGTTAGCAGTTACATTTCCACTTAGAGAAATATGGTCACCATTGGCATGTCATGTTGGAGGGATAGTTGGCGTGAGAACTATTGAGGATTTCAGAGAACTTTTTCAAGATTTGATGCCATGTTTGAGAGGAGTAGTTCTCCATCTGATACTATGTTTGACATTGACCATTCTTCTGCCCATCAGTTTACTGTGGAATCTGATATTGAAGGGGAGATTTACACTAACATGGGAAAGGGTACTTGCAATATCATGCATTGCAATGTCAGTCGATCCCTTGTTCTTTTACATTCCAGTTGTTGATGAGAACAGCAAGTGTCTTGGAATGGACAGAACATTAAGCAATACAGTTCTTGTGTTGCGATCACTTACGGATCTCACTTTCACACTCCATATTATTGCTCTAATTCATGATCGGATCGACATCCCCTCAAACTCTGACTCTGACTCTGACCCAGAGAAGCATATTTATGAACGCATACTTAGGAGGATGAAGTGGTTGTCTAAAGATATCATAATTGACGTTATTGCTATACTTCCCATCCCACAG GTCACAATAATAATAGTCCTTTTCAGAATGAGAGCGTCGGGGTATCTATATGAAATAGTCATTGGCAACATCTGTCTTCCTTTACAATTTTTTGCAAGGGGTTACCAAATCTATCACTTCCATAAGCAATTTCAGATGCTTGGGAAATGGGCTAAAAGTGTATTCTATTTTCTCATGTACATCATGGCTGGTCAT GTTTTGGGAGCATATTGGTACTTTTTGTCCATTCAAAGAGAGATATCGTGTTGGCATCAGGCATGTAGAAATACTAAAGGGTGTAGAGCCACTAATTATTGCGAGGACACCAGTTCTTCAGCAGATATTACACTCCTAAATGATTTTTGTCCTATAAATCCATCCAATGCAACACTATTTGATTTTGGAATATTCCTTGATGCCCTTCAATCTGGTAATACAGGATCGATAAGTTTCACAACAAAGTTTTTTTATACTTTCTGGTGGGGCATTAGAAACCTGAG TAATTTTGGAAGTGACTTGGAAACAAGTAACTATGTGTGGGAAAACTgctttacaatttttatttctctTGTTGGCTTGCTTCTGTTTCTATATCTCATGGGAAATGTGCAG ACATATATTCTTTGGGAATCTACAAAAGCATTGGAGGTTCAGGAGGAGAAAGTTAAGGCGAAATATGAAGATCTACATTCGTGGATGTTAGATAATGCTATCCCCGAAAAAATCAAGATAGAAGTGGTGAAAATCATAAAGTATCAGAAAATATTTGAAAGAAACTACGCCACTGGTGTAGATGTTGATGTGGACTTAGTTTTTGTATTCAATGCTATCACTGTGAATGGCAATCAACCCGTGGCAAGTTATTTGAAGGAGCATTTCTGCGCAAATGCCCTCATGAAA GTATCCATCCTTCAAGACGTGGGAGAAGATGAATTCAACTTGGTATTAAAGTTTTCCATCCCGGTGATCTACGAGGAGAATAGCTACGTAGTTCGAGCAGGAGAGCCGGATGACAAAATGCTCATCATCACACAAGGCGTGCTAATTGTATATGTGGACAACACCGCAGCAGGCTCTTCATCAATTATCATCCCCAAGTCACGTTTTGAGAAAGGTGAAGTTTATGGAGAAGAGCTTTTGAACGGCCGTATTCCTATATCGACCCGAGATGTCAAATGCCAAACAAAAGTAGAAGCCTTCGCTCTCACAAGTCGTGGGTTGAAATTTGTAGTAACCATGCTGCGGCAGACACGTACGACTTCGACATTGTTCTATGATCCAGAACTAGTAAACAAG GCATATAGAGAGTTAACAACGACAAGATCGGAGAAGTTACTACAGAAAAAGATGAAGATGGATTGCAAGGAGAAAGATATACTTGACTGGCTGTCAAGAAATGGTGTTCACCGGGATCAGCAGACATCAGTTATGAAACACATAAAGGCTAATAGTGTACTGGAAGAAAACTTAGATGCTGAGGTGGATGTGAGGTATCTATTCTCGATTCGTCTTCCCTGGCATATCGAATATGAAATAAAGAAGGATCTCTGCATGAGGACTCTCCATAAA GTACCTGTACTTGATGGTGTTGATGAAGATGTGTTGTACCGCATCTGTATGTCTCTCGATCCAGTGGTCCTCCCGAAGAATAACTGTGTCGTTAAACCAGGTGGCCAAATTGATCGGATGCTCATCATTGTAGAAGGCGAAATTACTTTGACTGAGCAGACTTTCCATGTTTTAAGTAGATTAAGAAAGAGAGGCAACATTGAAAGAATACTGAAGAAAGGCGATTTCTTTGGGGAGGAACTTCTGACTTGGGCATTCCCTGACGTCTCTATTTCCAAATATAAACCTGATATCTCGAGAAAATATGTTGATTGTTGTGCAAAAGTAGAAGCCTTTGCTCTCACGAAGGAGGGTGTGGAAAGTGTAGTCGCCTACTACCGGGAGGGAACCAACATTTTTGAGGAGTTGGAGAATGGTAAAGATGGTGTGGCTGATACTAATGGTACATCCACATCCCCAACTATTGAGCAGAGACTTGATCAGCTTATTCAGCTCCAGGTTGACATGCTTCAACAGCATCGTGATGAAATGGCTAATCAGGGACGGAGATTGGATCAGATAGCTGCATTCCTAGCCAGATTGGGATATCCAGACACACCTCCTCCTGCAGCTTGA